The following are encoded together in the Girardinichthys multiradiatus isolate DD_20200921_A chromosome X, DD_fGirMul_XY1, whole genome shotgun sequence genome:
- the LOC124862518 gene encoding pentraxin fusion protein-like, translated as MRLSLVLLITISAVFGGSLAFRIVVFPRGTSNSYVEMTPEKPLTLKAFTLCMRVATELNGEREIILFAYRTPDYDELNVWRELDGRLSFYLSGSGVLFQVPDLGSLQNHLCFTWDSSSGAAALFMNGRKSVTKIYRKAHTIQPGGRVLIGQDPDNYLGGFDAKQSFVGEISDVNLWDSVLSDAEVQNLFHQRTTHKGNVIDWETSDLTPTGEVEVINVNP; from the exons ATGAGGCTTTCATTAGTTCTTCTCATCACCATCTCAGCTGTATTTGGTG GGAGTCTGGCCTTTAGAATCGTTGTCTTCCCAAGGGGAACCAGCAACAGTTATGTGGAGATGACCCCTGAGAAACCCCTCACTCTGAAGGCTTTCACACTGTGCATGCGTGTGGCCACAGAGCTCAACGGCGAGAGAGAAATCATCCTGTTTGCATATCGAACACCTGACTATGACGAGCTGAATGTGTGGCGAGAGCTGGACGGAAG GCTCTCCTTCTACCTGAGTGGAAGTGGAGTTCTGTTCCAAGTCCCTGACCTCGGCTCGCTACAGAATCATCTGTGCTTCACCTGGGATTCCAGCTCAGGTGCTGCAGCCCTCTTCATGAACGGCAGAAAAAGTGTGACCAAAATCTATAGGAAGGCTCACACTATCCAGCCAGGAGGCCGGGTTTTAATCGGCCAGGATCCTGACAATTATCTGGGTGGCTTTGATGCAAAGCAGAGTTTTGTTGGAGAGATTTCTGACGTGAACTTGTGGGACTCTGTCCTGTCAGACGCTGAAGTCCAAAACCtgtttcatcagagaacaacacACAAAGGAAATGTGATTGACTGGGAAACTTCAGATCTTACACCAACTGGAGAGGTGGAGGTTATTAATGTTAATCCATAG